Proteins encoded in a region of the Limanda limanda chromosome 17, fLimLim1.1, whole genome shotgun sequence genome:
- the nosip gene encoding nitric oxide synthase-interacting protein, whose product MTRHGKNCTAGAVYTYHEKKKDTAASGYGTQSIRLGKDAIKDFDCCCLSLQTCQDPVVTPDGFLYDKQAILEYILHQKTDIAKKMKLYDKQKKAQKSSSQLESKSEERERVEKFKTRENSIVSKPINPFISGQNNGIEKGRTEGSSVESSTVSSASTSSQSLPSFWIPSLTPEAKPTLLKKPSKAVLCPMSGRPIKMNELVTVRFTPVDPSLGRVALLTQQDRYVCAVTRDVLANSVPCAVLRPSGAVVTQECVEKLIKKDMIDPMTGDKLSDRDIIPLQRGGTGFAASGVDLSAKEARPVMQV is encoded by the exons CTGCATCTGGTTATGGCACTCAGAGCATTCGATTAGGCAAAGATGCTATCAAAGACTTTGACTGCTGCTGCCTGTCCCTTCAGACCTGTCAGGATCCTGTGGTGAC TCCAGATGGATTCTTGTATGACAAACAGGCCATTCTTGAATACATTCTACACCAGAAGACGGATATTGCCAAAAAAATGAAG CTGTATGACAAGCAGAAAAAGGCACAGAAGAGCAGCAGCCAGCTTGAGTCCAAGTCTgaggaaagggagagagtgGAGAAGTTTAAAACCAGGGAGAACAGCATCGTTTCCAAACCCATCAACCCATTTATATCTG ggcAGAACAACGGAATTGAAAAGGGCAGGACAGAAGGCAGTTCAGTAGAATCCTCCACTGTCTCCTCAGCTTCAACTTCAAGCCAGAGCCTTCCCAGTTTCTGGATACCCTCTCTGACTCCAGAGGCCAAGCCCACTCTGCTCAAGAAACCA AGTAAGGCTGTGTTGTGCCCCATGTCAGGACGACCAATTAAGATGAATGAGCTTGTCACAGTGCGCTTCACTCCCGTGGACCCAAGCCTGGGCCGAGTGGCCTTGCTCACCCAACAG GACAGGTATGTATGTGCAGTAACCAGAGACGTCCTCGCTAACAGTGTTCCCTGCGCTGTTCTGCGACCCTC GGGTGCAGTGGTGACTCAGGAGTGTGTGGAGAAGTTGATCAAGAAGGACATGATTGATCCTATGACGGGAGACAAACTGTCTGACAGAGACATCATACCACTGCAGAGG GGTGGAACTGGCTTTGCTGCCTCAGGTGTTGACCTCAGTGCCAAAGAGGCTCGTCCAGTGATGCAAGTGTGA
- the rcn3 gene encoding reticulocalbin-3 isoform X1: MLIMMLLKSLVTLCILAAVAFAVPAQEKRIHHHADLSDHVHTDDHGFQYDHEAFLGKEEAKTFDQLTPDESKDRLAKIVDRIDIDKNGYVNHAELHYWIKHRQRRYIEENVNKNWNDYDQNQDGKIAWEEYKNTTYGYYLDEEFDDVEDKATYKSMLRRDERRFKTADRDSDGIATREEFTAFLHPEEFDYMKELVVQETVEDIDKNGDGKINLNEYIGDMYTPENGESEPEWIQTERKHFAEFRDANKDGYLNGDEVAEWILPREVDHADNEAKHLIHDTDTDKDGHLSLSELLDKIDYIKTSTITDYGGMRLDDHDEL, encoded by the exons ATG TTGATCATGATGCTGCTCAAGTCACTTGTGACCCTCTGCATCCTGGCTGCTGTTGCCTTTGCTGTCCCCGCTCAGGAGAAACGCATCCATCACCATGCTGATTTGAGTGACCATGTCCACACGGATGATCACGGCTTCCAGTATGACCATGAGGCCTTTCTGGGCAAGGAAGAGGCCAAGACCTTTGACCAACTGACACCTGATGAGAGCAAAGACAGATTAGC AAAGATTGTGGATCGCATTGACATTGACAAGAATGGCTATGTCAACCACGCAGAGCTGCACTACTGGATCAAACACCGGCAGAGGCGGTACATTGAGGAAAATGTGAACAAAAACTGGAACGACTACGACCAGAATCAGGATGGGAAGATTGCTTGGGAGGAGTACAAAAATACTACCTATGGATACTATCTGG ATGAGGAGTTTGATGATGTTGAAGACAAGGCCACCTATAAGTCCATGCTCCGCCGCGACGAAAGACGCTTCAAGACAGCCGACCGAGACAGTGATGGTATTGCTACACGGGAGGAGTTTACTGCCTTCCTGCACCCTGAGGAGTTTGATTACATGAAGGAATTGGTAGTGCAG GAGACGGTGGAAGACATTGATAAAAATGGGGATGGCAAGATCAACTTAAATGAATACATTG GCGACATGTACACACCAGAGAATGGGGAGAGTGAGCCCGAGTGGATCCAGACAGAGCGGAAACATTTCGCAGAGTTCAGAGATGCCAACAAG GATGGCTACCTGAATGGTGATGAAGTGGCTGAGTGGATTTTGCCACGAGAGGTTGACCATGCTGACAATGAAGCCAAACACTTGATCCATGATACAGACACGGACAAG GATGGCCATCTGTCTCTTTCTGAGCTACTGGACAAGATTGACTATATCAAGACTAGCACCATCACTGACTATGGAGGCATGAGGCTGGATGACCACGATGAACTGTGA
- the rcn3 gene encoding reticulocalbin-3 isoform X2 produces the protein MLIMMLLKSLVTLCILAAVAFAVPAQEKRIHHHADLSDHVHTDDHGFQYDHEAFLGKEEAKTFDQLTPDESKDRLAKIVDRIDIDKNGYVNHAELHYWIKHRQRRYIEENVNKNWNDYDQNQDGKIAWEEYKNTTYGYYLDEEFDDVEDKATYKSMLRRDERRFKTADRDSDGIATREEFTAFLHPEEFDYMKELVVQETVEDIDKNGDGKINLNEYIGDMYTPENGESEPEWIQTERKHFAEFRDANKDGYLNGDEVAEWILPREVDHADNEAKHLIHDTDTDKDEKITKKEILANWNMFVGSQATNYGEDLTKRHDEL, from the exons ATG TTGATCATGATGCTGCTCAAGTCACTTGTGACCCTCTGCATCCTGGCTGCTGTTGCCTTTGCTGTCCCCGCTCAGGAGAAACGCATCCATCACCATGCTGATTTGAGTGACCATGTCCACACGGATGATCACGGCTTCCAGTATGACCATGAGGCCTTTCTGGGCAAGGAAGAGGCCAAGACCTTTGACCAACTGACACCTGATGAGAGCAAAGACAGATTAGC AAAGATTGTGGATCGCATTGACATTGACAAGAATGGCTATGTCAACCACGCAGAGCTGCACTACTGGATCAAACACCGGCAGAGGCGGTACATTGAGGAAAATGTGAACAAAAACTGGAACGACTACGACCAGAATCAGGATGGGAAGATTGCTTGGGAGGAGTACAAAAATACTACCTATGGATACTATCTGG ATGAGGAGTTTGATGATGTTGAAGACAAGGCCACCTATAAGTCCATGCTCCGCCGCGACGAAAGACGCTTCAAGACAGCCGACCGAGACAGTGATGGTATTGCTACACGGGAGGAGTTTACTGCCTTCCTGCACCCTGAGGAGTTTGATTACATGAAGGAATTGGTAGTGCAG GAGACGGTGGAAGACATTGATAAAAATGGGGATGGCAAGATCAACTTAAATGAATACATTG GCGACATGTACACACCAGAGAATGGGGAGAGTGAGCCCGAGTGGATCCAGACAGAGCGGAAACATTTCGCAGAGTTCAGAGATGCCAACAAG GATGGCTACCTGAATGGTGATGAAGTGGCTGAGTGGATTTTGCCACGAGAGGTTGACCATGCTGACAATGAAGCCAAACACTTGATCCATGATACAGACACGGACAAG GATGAGAAAATAACCAAGAAGGAGATTCTGGCCAACTGGAACATGTTTGTGGGCAGCCAGGCAACCAATTATGGGGAAGATTTAACAAAGAGACATGATGAACTTTGA